The following proteins come from a genomic window of Nymphalis io chromosome 6, ilAglIoxx1.1, whole genome shotgun sequence:
- the LOC126769276 gene encoding uncharacterized protein LOC126769276, producing MMRRGSMAIAGGGEPLIVVEESGAEDAESYRSPVPIRGFSEDQESPPDPYHLSPWRETRKHSLPTPLCTSGPTASQVRRLSERGEGVVREAREAAFLATLSQAPPQPGGRRHSVVTISRVPQALFGRGRRESIAAFPALSRRRDSIARKCPPAIDNLGSTHNLQLDIMDDIVQARKVRMRLWNTSNERVCEVQPLDERSPISSSVRYTKSGRRHSDFIGSPLPPIPARRRASEMPPPIPPRAGAGVVCTDTDLKLMLNALTSSATEIDRCGKPDRNRRLADMRSSSFDASTLREKLSESGATWFTRRHQTLATKRKENEMKKPRVTFAPDCKTVKGDAAAVVWDKPSGSVVDASALGSAIEVFLRSGNTVKPGPSTSAISVPQETKPKPENEARPSTSRVGRIEGERWFINKSEEEEGCDASLCSSLKDLFV from the exons ATGATGCGTCGCGGTTCAATGGCCATCGCTGGCGGCGGCGAGCCCTTGATCGTGGTGGAGGAAAGTGGAGCTGAAGACGCAGAATCTTACCGGTCCCCTGTACCTATCCGCGGGTTTTCCGAAGATCAAGAGTCTCCACCAGATCCATACCACCTGTCACCGTGGCGCGAAACTCGCAAGCATTCTCTTCCTACGCCGTTATGCACGTCTGGACCTACTGCCAGTCAG GTTCGACGATTGTCCGAACGTGGAGAGGGTGTAGTGCGTGAAGCCCGTGAAGCAGCATTCTTGGCCACTTTAAGCCAAGCTCCACCCCAACCTGGAGGCCGAAG ACACTCCGTTGTGACCATATCGAGAGTGCCTCAAGCGCTGTTTGGACGAGGTCGCCGTGAATCAATTGCGGCTTTCCCTGCTCTTTCCCGTCGTCGTGACTCGATTGCGAGAAAAT GTCCACCAGCTATTGATAACCTGGGTAGTACACACAACCTTCAATTGGATATAATGGACGACATCGTTCAAGCTCGTAAAGTACGAATGCGTCTCTGGAACACGTCTAATGAAAGAGTTTGCGAGGTTCAACCTCTTGATGAACGATCGCCTATTAGTAGTTCCGTCAGATACACAAAAAGTGGACGTCGGCACTCAGATTTCATAGGTTCACCATTGCCACCCATTCCAGCGCGTCGTCGTGCTTCAGAAATGCCTCCGCCTATACCACCTCGTGCGGGAGCAGGCGTTGTTTGCACTGATACAGATCTCAAACTTATGCTAAATGCACTGACTTCTTCTGCCACAGAAATTGATCGATGTGGTAAGCCTGATCGCAATAGACGACTTGCTGATATGCGCTCTAGCAGTTTCGATGCATCGACACTACGTGAAAAACTATCAGAATCGGGAGCGACTTGGTTTACTCGTCGACATCAAACACTTGCCactaaaagaaaagaaaatgagATGAAGAAACCTAGAGTGACATTTGCACCAGATTGTAAAACAGTCAAAGGAGATGCAGCCGCTGTAGTATGGGATAAGCCATCAGGTTCGGTTGTTGATGCAAGCGCCCTTGGAAGCGCTATTGAAGTTTTTCTACGTAGCGGCAATACTGTCAAACCAGGACCATCGACATCCGCTATATCTGTGCCCCAAGAAACCAAACCGAAACCTGAAAAT